The DNA region ATAAGTGCTTACAGATTATGAAGGACATAGTTGAAAATTGAGgtccttattcataaaaactcagtttttttttgtctcttttcgtcaaattatatttacgttGTACTGAAACGAGACAGACGTAATtggactgatttagtttttatgaataagagaAGATCTTAACGATTTCACGTCCTCGCGTaggtttaaaacaattttattttttattttatttaaaaaatgcataaCATTACATGCGTGAGCTCAGTTAAAATAACACTCGGGGCATCtattttgataatttgtttctacaatatttctttatattcatAATCTTAGgagctttaatttatttttagtattatttttttacatctaCTATTCTTTACAGAAGTTTGgaccaatatttataaactttatttgaattttatattatagactgGATTTAAACCGTTTCCTCGTTTTTAAAAAGGCGTTAAAGATGTTATGTCGacttacaaattttaatgcgtttagttaataaattgtcttgtcaattttgtaaaattaatatacacaatgttgctaaatgataaattaataaagtgttaattgtaataattttgttatttttcatatgGAGTTTAGTGTAGAGTAATACGCAACAAACACTTGGTTCGGATTCTTTTCACGCGCCATGACCCAAGGCCATTATAATGATCAGCCAAGATGAAAACAAGGGCTGGCATactattttactatttatgagCAGATGATTTTGTTCtgtatttactaaatttaataacatgaCAGCGCTCAGTTCTAAGCAAGCGTTACGAGATGGAAGATTATCAATTTAAAGACACTTCTTCAGAAAcgcaatttaaaaatgtttaaactaGTACCGACAGCCCTGCAATACATGACTCCTCGAGCAGATAATCTAGCACAGTTCACGGCACTTCAAACTCATGACACTACACGTTAACATGTTCATAGTAGCATTATTCATTTCTGGAGTGAGCGCGGAATGGGTTGAGATATCGCAGAACAATTACAGACAGGAACCACCGAGATTAAAAGAAAACGTTGACCTTGTCTCAGAAGACCTAACCTATGTGAATCAATCTCTTAACCAGTGGAAAAGAGGATCCattgataaaatatcacatatCGGTAATGTAAGAAGAGTAACATACGCCAGCGTCAAGACACCAAATGAAAAGCCTAATAATTATGGTTTGGAGACTCGGCCTGTTATGTGGAAAGGTTCTCGAACCAAATTGACGCAACATTCTCTTGAAGACAGTGAACGTAAAATACATGGAGTTCATTTAAAGGGTGATAAtcaaaatagtataaaaattaaaagtaaccCTTATATAAGCCGTCCAGTCCATTCTCTAGTTACGAACGGTGCACATAATGTAGACGACCTGAGATCGCCAGATAAAGTTGACGTAAATGCAGAAACTGGAGGCTTTCAAAGGGTTTTTATTGAGGAAGTCTTCGAAAGTTCATCGGATAGAAATGACATTTTGTCTACTGAAGATCCCAGTGTTAAGACCAAAGACGATAAAAATCTGAAACACTTTTCTAAAGAAAAGCCTGTAACAGAAGATTGGATATATAATTCTGTGAGTGAAGATAATAAAATGGAGAGAGTATGGGAAGCTGTTAAGCTTGTCGCTGATACAATATCAAAAAAGACCCACCGAGGTTTCAAAAGCAAAGTTCGTTATCTTGAAGATTTAAAAGACACAATAACTGCTAGTATtggtaagtaataaatatacaaatcatGCAAATTATACACGTTGTTATAAGcagtacatatattttatctcaTCATCAAGAAACATTTAGTCCAAAATGAATATCTACTCGATGGTTTCGGAGAGAAACCGTaacattcattaatattatagaaggGCATATTGATCGCCTGTGGCCAGACGATGAAGATGGCCGATCTCGTCGTTCCACGGAATCCCGGGGCCATGTCGAGGTCCCGTCCTCTGAAGGGGCCCTCATGACCATCTCTTTCCTGACCTTTGCCGTGTTTCTCATCAAATTAGTTTTGGTAAGAAAAATGAACAtgaggtataaataaattttgaaattgcACTTTACTACAGTAGTTGCTTTTAACAGTTTTGCATGTTACTACGAAATAAAATGagtgtacgagccaaggctgtacattttgctcactcaggctttcttagttttatatgcGTGACGATATCCTAAATCATAGGAGTTCCGCCCCGAGAGTAGCACACTCGTAGAGTGCCTCACCCCaatgacccaggaaccgtacattgagataatacaaatttttaactaGTTTTATCTATTAAAGCATAACtgtgtgttttaatttatatattttgatagaaAAAATGAATtggcatttattatttactaaggAACTACTACTAGTATCTAAGAGCTGTCGACCTAACAAagtatatgttaattattaccaGCAAGTAATCCACGCGTATAAGCAGAAAGCAATGATGGTAACTCCAGCAGTTCTGGCCGCTGTCGGACGCACTTCGGGATCTTTTATGAGAAATCTAAACTAATCGAAGACAACTGAAGTCTTCTTAccttatgtttaatataaattataatgtgttttatcaattttaaaatgggTTTTATTTTTCGTAGCATAGGTGTACATAGCATTAAGTAGATCAATAGTATAGGTTTCAGCCTTTTAAAAGAGGGCACACCATGATATGGCCTGGTCTGATCAGTAGGCTttacgttatatatatataaaagttgcTAAACGCATGGCCACATATATTATGGTTTTTGTGACGTATTGATAGAACAGAGATTTCTTAAGTGAAACTTGAGTGAGATCTATCTAGGTCTAGAGAACTACTCAAGGAGATTTGTGGAAGAATGACGAGAAATGCGACGACTGGGGACTATAACGTATAAGAGGAAAGTGACGCAGCAAAGTTCGATGGACGCTTTTCCTTACCATTATTCGTGAATGAACGGCCAAAACATATGCAAAAAAGAAGCTAAACTCGAAATGCATGCGTGAACCGTAAATAACATTGAGATTCTATAATCTGTGTTCTCGTTTTGTCCTGTGTGCGGTGTCAATTTCAACTGTCAACCACAGTGTGAAATATTGTTGTCCCATATTGAAAAAATCtttactaaacaaataaagctattttaatGTTGATTGTAGCAAATTTTTCTCAGTTACAGTATGTGATCACTTTTAACTATTCCTGTTAATAGTTCAAACCCTACACAGTGTTATAACTACTTTATTTCAAGATTCGTTTGCCGCAAGTGGTGTGTTATAAACAATGGCTAtaacaaatgttatattactgAGTCAAATAGCAGGCTATGTTATAGGGCTTATATTATCCCTTTGTGTAATGGTGCCCATGGGAATGCACCGAGATGAATTCAGGTATTTAATCTTGAGATAAACTATACGATAAACAACACCACTTTGATCAAATGTCGTCATTAACTGGATAGGATCCAAACATTAAATGAGTAAGCTACTAACCTGTTTCTTCATAGTCATCATTCCAATATATATATCCTATAGAAATGAggtattaagaaaatacttttatttttattgtgatttCAGTGGAAACTGCCTTTTATTCTCTAGAGGCACTTGGCAGGAAGAAGATGGACAGTTGTTAGTTATGTGGGCTTCCCGTGGGTACTGTAACTATGTCATTGCTGTTGGCTGTCTGATGTTCATAGTTTGCTTAGTACAAATCTACAGGtaacatataattaacattgatCCATTAATAATATGCACTACCAATATACTGATTATTTCAACCTAGGtgatttgtgtttttataattatttattttcttttaatttacataaaattgtacattgattgtaaaataaatgctatATGAAATGtctaaattattgaatttactATGTACTATACTATTTTGACACTTAAACACACCTTTACTGATAATAGTATAAGAACTGATCAGCCATCCCTTCTTTAACtagaataaaagaaaatctagaataaataaaaaagtgtgttcagataatataaaaattatatatttctgtctATTACTTTAGGTTATCACAACTGGTATGTAAAGGACTTGACAGTTCATTCCTGTCAGCATTTATCGAGGCTGTCGGTTGCGTGTTGTTTTGTGGATTGGCAATAAGTGCAGCTGTTATTGTGACTCTTGGCTTTATGACTTGGTGTCAGAATATTGTTGAACGATTTCCCAGGtaataagcatttttttacaagtataaattatcaataatgGCAACTATTGTGAACTACTGTGAAAACCCACAGAAACAATGAATTCTTTTTGtgaatattactttattatatcttaGGAAAACCTATCGGGAGCTGAAAAACCCTCACAAgtccatatttattaaatcatcaTCTTTCTTCTTCCCTTCTAGAGaaggaattaaatttttatttttaatgctattaaataaaaaatattttttttattattcgtagcttgaatatttgtatgtactgtatttatttttcagttgTGAAGATGCCACAGGCCAAGACATAGATAAGAAGGATAATATCTCAACACATGGATTCTACATTGAACTTGGAACTGCTCAAGTAAGATACCTATCATAAATGTAAAAGTTGTTAAAAACgggttattaaaaataatttgggaGTTTTGAAAAACGAAATATCAGTTGATGTTGCTCAACTATGATTGGTCCAGAGACACTTGTTTCATCACTGATcacatgttttattttccaaatgTCTATGTTTTCGCAACCACTGTTGTTTTCAAAGACTGGTGGTTGCTTGGAAGACTGATCATGATTAATTTTCATACGACGACTACGCCTATTAAAGCAGTTAAGCGTCATTTCAATAAAGTAaacttattagtttttaaaaggttatttactttgtatattttacggtaatgtaaaatatttttatataaattgcagTTTGGTGCATGGGCACTGTTCGCTCTGTGGGTGGGTCTGGCTGTGTTCAGCACTCTGAAGGTGTGCCGATATCACCAGCTGCAGAACATCCAGGTGTCCATGTACCGGGAGAGGCAACGCCTCGTCAACGAAACACACGGCCGATCAACCCCACCCATTGACTCTCTCAACTAATTTTTCTAACAATCTACTGTATatgattcaataaaaaaaatatgttatctcGTTAAACAATAAGTTttctgtataaattattatattttttaaaattatattatttttggtagAGAAAAttgtgatatatttaaataagggTGTAATCATAGATGATAAGGCAGTAATTGTATACTAAAAGTAAGGTTCATCTCAATAtggcaatttttaattacagagAGGTCATTAACATTCATCAAGACGTCAtagttttatgaatataaaacatatagttatttGTTCTTTCTTTTACTTATTCGTAATCATCCTAAAACTCGGTGAAATGACAAAGGCCAATATCATATTACATTGTCAGATGCTGTATCTTGAGGTTTCTGGTCAACTTGACCACCACGCAAGTTTCTTAGTTTACACAAGGCCGAATGATCGCTCTGAGCCGTTACGGTATCTTAACCGATATCGCTCGTTGAAGTAACGCTGTGCTTCTTTCTCATGTGCGCTTTTAAATACCTGATTTGCGCGAACTTCACGCGGCACTCTTCGCACTCATAGCTGCCCACGGCGTGCGTCCGCGCGTGTCGTAAGAGGTCACAGTGAACCGAAAAGCCCCGTCCGCACACGGCACATTCATGTTTCTTTTCGGCGGCGTGGCGCAACGTATGCCGGTGTAAGTGCGTCCGCCATCGGAAACATTTCCCACAAGTGGAGCATTCGTAGTTTTTGACGCCCTCGTGAATTTGTTCGTGAATGTACCGACTCGCTCGCGAACGAAATTTCTTATCGCAAGATCGACACGCGTATTTACACTCCGCAGTATGAACGGCGGCGTGCTGCTCGAGATCTCCGCGGGTCCCGAATTTCTTTCCGCAAACGTCACAACTGTGCTCTTTACTCTGCCGGTGAAAATGTTTCATGTGGTAAAAGTAACTCGACGAAGCCGTATATACTTTTCCACAAATGGGACACGGCCGCGTCCTCtttgattttttacatttttctatGACTCTAATCTCATCTGTCGGTTTGTCGATAATGCTATCTCGCGTATCCTCGATCGCTTCGAACACGGATTCGGACAGGCGAGCGAACGATTCCGTGTCGCTATGATCCGAAAATTCATTTTGCTCCAAGCGGTCGATGACCTTGTCTGTACTCGATGGCAACGCATCGTACGCTGCATATGCCGTTTCGGCGCCGGTAGATACTGGGGAGTTTGGACTATTTAGTATAGTTTTCGTTTCCGTACTATTATTGGTGTCTTCAATTGAATCTTCAATTGTTTGTAATGGAAATTCAGACACTACGCGATTATGGCTGCCTTCGTCTATGCAATTATTTCTCGTTTGGACAAACCTATTATAGTCTAGTGGTTGTTTTTTATCTGACGTGTTATGTTTGGAATAGTGTATCCAGTTAGCGTGTTCTGTATCGGTGTGGACGAATTGTTGTTTCATAAACTGTACTTTGGCTGTCTCGGATTGT from Pieris brassicae chromosome 2, ilPieBrab1.1, whole genome shotgun sequence includes:
- the LOC123720503 gene encoding uncharacterized protein LOC123720503 isoform X1 → MTLHVNMFIVALFISGVSAEWVEISQNNYRQEPPRLKENVDLVSEDLTYVNQSLNQWKRGSIDKISHIGNVRRVTYASVKTPNEKPNNYGLETRPVMWKGSRTKLTQHSLEDSERKIHGVHLKGDNQNSIKIKSNPYISRPVHSLVTNGAHNVDDLRSPDKVDVNAETGGFQRVFIEEVFESSSDRNDILSTEDPSVKTKDDKNLKHFSKEKPVTEDWIYNSVSEDNKMERVWEAVKLVADTISKKTHRGFKSKVRYLEDLKDTITASIEGHIDRLWPDDEDGRSRRSTESRGHVEVPSSEGALMTISFLTFAVFLIKLVLQVIHAYKQKAMMVTPAVLAAVGRTSGSFMRNLN
- the LOC123720503 gene encoding uncharacterized protein LOC123720503 isoform X2 gives rise to the protein MTLHVNMFIVALFISGVSAEWVEISQNNYRQEPPRLKENVDLVSEDLTYVNQSLNQWKRGSIDKISHIGNVRRVTYASVKTPNEKPNNYGLETRPVMWKGSRTKLTQHSLEDSERKIHGVHLKGDNQNSIVHSLVTNGAHNVDDLRSPDKVDVNAETGGFQRVFIEEVFESSSDRNDILSTEDPSVKTKDDKNLKHFSKEKPVTEDWIYNSVSEDNKMERVWEAVKLVADTISKKTHRGFKSKVRYLEDLKDTITASIEGHIDRLWPDDEDGRSRRSTESRGHVEVPSSEGALMTISFLTFAVFLIKLVLQVIHAYKQKAMMVTPAVLAAVGRTSGSFMRNLN
- the LOC123718628 gene encoding transmembrane protein 179, giving the protein MAITNVILLSQIAGYVIGLILSLCVMVPMGMHRDEFSGNCLLFSRGTWQEEDGQLLVMWASRGYCNYVIAVGCLMFIVCLVQIYRLSQLVCKGLDSSFLSAFIEAVGCVLFCGLAISAAVIVTLGFMTWCQNIVERFPSCEDATGQDIDKKDNISTHGFYIELGTAQFGAWALFALWVGLAVFSTLKVCRYHQLQNIQVSMYRERQRLVNETHGRSTPPIDSLN
- the LOC123718612 gene encoding zinc finger protein 850-like isoform X1 gives rise to the protein MQVAVASTSKVNLEGHDDFTYLCRICAVKTHNIIPLFGKDHDDQHLIEKINKYLPIKVCNDDLLPAGVCEQCSNAVLAWHELVECCLQADVSFQNRLALSQKQGLSQPTPGISSNSDTALNENGIKSERVSEYLVRIVPAPIYTDTGFVISSTEAINKRTDTCHVSRQDTFKLLADVSTIYSVQQSETAKVQFMKQQFVHTDTEHANWIHYSKHNTSDKKQPLDYNRFVQTRNNCIDEGSHNRVVSEFPLQTIEDSIEDTNNSTETKTILNSPNSPVSTGAETAYAAYDALPSSTDKVIDRLEQNEFSDHSDTESFARLSESVFEAIEDTRDSIIDKPTDEIRVIEKCKKSKRTRPCPICGKVYTASSSYFYHMKHFHRQSKEHSCDVCGKKFGTRGDLEQHAAVHTAECKYACRSCDKKFRSRASRYIHEQIHEGVKNYECSTCGKCFRWRTHLHRHTLRHAAEKKHECAVCGRGFSVHCDLLRHARTHAVGSYECEECRVKFAQIRYLKAHMRKKHSVTSTSDIG